A section of the Sphaerobacter thermophilus DSM 20745 genome encodes:
- a CDS encoding methylated-DNA--[protein]-cysteine S-methyltransferase codes for MLELEITQMPGLVLQVGEVETQFGSVWVAAGPRGLRVVTVPGRSREECLREALRNGRDATVIEGGPLAEQARKELTAYFEGRLQRFTVPLDPVGTNFQRRVWAAVAAIPYGETATYRQIAERIGQPRAVRAVGAANGANPLAIIIPCHRVVGSDGSLTGYGGGLAVKRALLDLEARCRGALP; via the coding sequence ATGCTCGAACTAGAGATCACCCAGATGCCCGGCCTTGTGCTCCAGGTCGGAGAGGTGGAGACTCAGTTCGGTTCGGTCTGGGTCGCGGCCGGTCCTCGCGGGCTCCGCGTGGTGACCGTCCCGGGCCGGTCGCGCGAGGAGTGCCTGCGAGAGGCTTTGCGTAACGGCCGGGACGCCACCGTGATTGAGGGTGGACCGCTGGCGGAGCAGGCTCGGAAAGAGTTGACCGCCTACTTCGAAGGCCGGCTGCAGCGCTTTACAGTACCGCTCGACCCGGTGGGCACGAACTTTCAGCGGCGGGTCTGGGCGGCGGTGGCGGCGATCCCCTACGGCGAGACGGCAACGTACCGGCAGATCGCCGAGCGCATCGGTCAGCCGCGTGCGGTCCGCGCGGTCGGCGCGGCGAACGGAGCGAATCCGCTGGCCATCATCATCCCCTGCCATCGCGTCGTTGGCAGCGACGGGTCGCTTACGGGCTACGGCGGTGGACTCGCGGTGAAGCGGGCGCTCCTGGACCTTGAGGCACGCTGCCGCGGTGCGCTGCCGTGA
- a CDS encoding XdhC family protein, with protein MTEHGERSGTTTQPALGRVSEDIFARAAALKQAGEPFVLATVVWSQRPTSARPGAKGIVTPDGALFGWVGGSCAQPTVVRQALEALAEGRPRTLRLSPDGRGSAERPDVVVAPLTCHSGGALEVFLEPFLPPLRLIVFGESPVADALIRLGHVMGYRVIASRPGAPESAPAEADVVLDSLDVVAAAAGGPAVAVVATMGVYDEDAVEQALRAGVGFVALVASGRRFETMRDALRTSSIPDDLLARVKAPAGFDIAATAPEEIAVSILAEIIAKRAELAPKDATPTVAMPIIQADPAETQAIDPVCGMAVEIATARHTYDYQGTRYYFCCPSCRRQFAADPERYLSR; from the coding sequence ATGACGGAACACGGCGAGCGGTCCGGTACCACGACTCAACCTGCGCTGGGGAGGGTCAGTGAGGACATCTTCGCCCGCGCCGCGGCGCTCAAACAGGCGGGCGAGCCCTTCGTGCTGGCCACTGTCGTCTGGAGCCAGCGTCCTACCTCGGCGCGGCCGGGCGCGAAGGGTATTGTCACGCCGGACGGCGCCCTCTTCGGCTGGGTCGGCGGGAGCTGTGCGCAGCCGACGGTCGTGCGTCAGGCACTGGAAGCCCTGGCCGAAGGGCGGCCGCGGACGCTCCGCCTCAGTCCGGACGGCCGCGGTTCGGCCGAGCGGCCGGACGTTGTCGTCGCGCCGCTCACGTGCCACAGCGGCGGCGCGCTGGAGGTCTTCCTGGAACCGTTCCTGCCCCCGCTGCGGCTGATCGTCTTCGGCGAGAGCCCGGTCGCCGACGCGCTGATACGCCTTGGCCACGTCATGGGATACCGCGTGATCGCCTCCCGGCCCGGCGCGCCGGAGAGCGCTCCGGCCGAAGCGGACGTCGTCCTCGACAGCCTCGACGTCGTTGCAGCGGCCGCGGGCGGTCCCGCCGTCGCGGTTGTGGCGACGATGGGAGTCTACGACGAGGACGCGGTCGAGCAGGCGCTGCGGGCGGGTGTGGGTTTCGTCGCGTTGGTTGCGAGCGGCCGCCGCTTCGAAACCATGCGTGACGCCCTGCGGACCAGCAGCATCCCCGATGACCTGCTCGCGCGGGTCAAGGCGCCGGCAGGCTTCGACATCGCGGCCACCGCACCGGAGGAAATCGCGGTCAGCATCCTGGCCGAGATCATCGCCAAGCGGGCTGAGCTGGCGCCCAAGGACGCTACCCCTACTGTTGCAATGCCGATCATCCAGGCAGACCCCGCGGAAACCCAGGCGATCGACCCAGTCTGCGGCATGGCGGTCGAGATCGCGACCGCTCGCCATACCTACGACTACCAGGGCACGCGTTACTACTTCTGCTGTCCCTCGTGCCGCCGCCAGTTCGCCGCCGATCCGGAGCGGTACCTGTCCCGTTAA
- the acnA gene encoding aconitate hydratase AcnA, with amino-acid sequence MAVTRDPFGARAELSTPHQTVTYYRLDAIADQVAVGLDRLPYTIKVLLENALRNAGNEPFSAEDVTTLAQWRPGEREVREFPFLPGRVLLQDFTGVPAVVDLAAMRDAVKRLGGDPKRINPLVPADLVIDHSVQVDVFGSRIAFRRNVEREYERNRERYALLRWAQSAFRNFRVVPPGTGIVHQVNLEYLATVVTAREIDSETVAFPDTLVGTDSHTPMVNSLGVLGWGVGGIEAEAVLLGQPIYLLTPEVVGFRLVGEPPEGVTATDLVLTVTQLLRQTGVVGRFVEFFGPSVRHLSLPDRATISNMSPEYGATATMFPIDDETLHYLRFTGRSEELVDLVERYAKEQGLFRTDDSPEPVFDQIVELDLSTLEPSVAGPRRPQDRVPLSRVSESLREAFKDRIGAWEAAAGGTASTQPLEAVAEETAAVATAAPPSGGVPVRIDDQVVELNHGSVVIAAITSCTNTSNPEVMIAAGLLAKKAVERGLDVNPAVKTSLAPGSRVVTAYLDRAGLTPYLEALRFHLVGYGCTTCIGNSGPLPEPVAEAVQEHDLVVAAVLSGNRNFEGRIHPQARASYLASPPLVVAYALAGTLNIDLSRDPIGYDPNGEPVYLRDIWPSREEIQETIERAITPELFRERYADVFTGDEHWQALPLPEQGDLFEWDPESTYVREPTFFQDLTLEPEPPTDITGARVLCYLGDSVTTDHISPAGSIPVNSPAGRYLILNDVQPRNFNSYGSRRGNHEVMVRGTFANIRLRNKLADGREGNWTTHLPTGEVMSVYDAAMRYQEEGTPLLVLAGKEYGSGSSRDWAAKGTRLLGVRAVIAEGYERIHRSNLIGMGVLPLQFLPGQSAEGLGLTGREVYEIRGIADGLKPGQTLPVRATREDGSTFEFQVLVRIDSPTEVEYYRHGGILPMVLRRLVTQD; translated from the coding sequence ATGGCAGTCACCCGTGACCCCTTCGGCGCACGCGCGGAACTCTCTACACCACACCAGACCGTGACCTACTACCGCCTCGACGCCATCGCGGATCAGGTCGCTGTTGGACTCGACCGCCTGCCGTACACGATCAAGGTGCTGCTGGAGAACGCGCTGCGCAACGCGGGCAATGAACCCTTCAGCGCAGAGGACGTCACGACGCTCGCCCAGTGGAGACCGGGGGAGCGGGAGGTTCGTGAGTTCCCATTCCTCCCCGGCCGCGTGCTCCTGCAGGACTTCACCGGCGTCCCCGCCGTGGTGGACCTCGCGGCGATGCGCGACGCGGTCAAGCGCCTCGGCGGCGATCCGAAACGCATCAACCCGCTCGTCCCGGCTGACCTGGTGATCGACCACTCAGTCCAGGTCGACGTGTTCGGCTCCCGCATCGCCTTCCGGCGCAATGTCGAGCGTGAGTACGAGCGCAACCGCGAGCGGTACGCCCTCCTGCGCTGGGCACAGAGCGCCTTCCGTAACTTCCGGGTCGTCCCACCCGGCACCGGCATCGTGCACCAGGTGAACCTGGAGTACCTGGCCACTGTGGTAACCGCGCGTGAGATCGACTCCGAGACGGTGGCATTCCCCGACACACTGGTCGGCACCGATTCCCACACCCCGATGGTGAACTCGCTTGGCGTGCTGGGCTGGGGCGTCGGCGGGATCGAAGCCGAGGCGGTCCTGCTGGGCCAGCCGATCTACCTGCTCACTCCTGAGGTCGTTGGCTTCCGCCTCGTGGGTGAGCCGCCCGAGGGTGTTACTGCAACCGACCTAGTGCTGACGGTCACCCAGCTCCTGCGCCAGACCGGGGTGGTCGGCCGGTTCGTGGAGTTCTTCGGCCCGAGCGTGCGCCACCTGAGCCTGCCCGATCGGGCAACGATCTCCAACATGTCGCCCGAGTACGGTGCGACTGCCACGATGTTCCCGATCGACGACGAGACGCTCCACTACCTGCGCTTCACGGGCCGGAGCGAGGAGCTGGTGGACCTGGTCGAGCGGTATGCCAAGGAGCAGGGCCTCTTCCGCACCGACGACTCGCCCGAGCCGGTGTTCGACCAGATCGTCGAGCTCGATCTCTCCACCCTGGAGCCGAGCGTGGCCGGACCGCGCCGGCCCCAGGACCGCGTTCCTCTGTCCCGCGTCAGCGAGAGCCTGCGCGAGGCCTTCAAGGATCGCATCGGCGCCTGGGAAGCGGCGGCCGGCGGCACCGCCTCGACGCAGCCGCTGGAGGCAGTCGCCGAGGAGACGGCGGCGGTGGCTACCGCCGCACCGCCGTCCGGCGGCGTGCCCGTCCGCATCGACGACCAGGTTGTGGAGTTGAACCACGGCTCGGTGGTGATTGCCGCGATCACGAGCTGCACCAACACCTCGAACCCGGAGGTGATGATCGCTGCCGGGCTGCTGGCCAAGAAGGCGGTCGAGCGCGGCCTCGACGTCAACCCGGCGGTCAAGACGAGCCTTGCGCCCGGTTCACGCGTCGTCACCGCCTACCTCGACCGCGCCGGGCTGACGCCGTACCTCGAGGCGCTCCGCTTCCACCTCGTCGGCTACGGCTGCACCACCTGCATCGGGAACAGCGGTCCGCTGCCCGAGCCCGTGGCCGAGGCGGTGCAGGAGCATGACCTGGTGGTCGCCGCGGTCCTCAGCGGGAACCGCAACTTCGAGGGCCGTATCCACCCGCAGGCCCGCGCGAGCTACCTGGCGTCGCCGCCGCTCGTGGTGGCCTACGCCCTCGCCGGGACGTTGAACATCGATCTGTCCCGCGACCCGATCGGCTACGACCCGAACGGTGAACCGGTCTACCTGCGTGATATCTGGCCGTCTCGTGAGGAGATCCAGGAGACGATCGAGCGCGCCATCACGCCGGAGCTGTTCCGTGAGCGCTACGCCGACGTCTTCACCGGCGACGAGCACTGGCAGGCACTCCCGCTCCCTGAGCAGGGTGACCTGTTCGAGTGGGATCCTGAGTCGACCTACGTCCGCGAGCCAACCTTCTTCCAGGACCTCACGCTGGAGCCGGAGCCGCCGACCGATATCACCGGGGCGCGCGTGCTGTGCTATCTGGGCGACTCGGTCACGACCGACCACATCTCTCCCGCCGGGTCGATCCCGGTCAACAGCCCGGCCGGGCGCTACCTGATCCTCAACGATGTGCAGCCGCGGAACTTCAACAGCTACGGCTCGCGCCGCGGCAACCACGAGGTGATGGTGCGGGGCACCTTCGCCAATATCCGGCTGCGCAACAAGCTGGCCGACGGCCGGGAGGGCAACTGGACGACGCACCTGCCCACGGGCGAGGTGATGTCGGTCTACGACGCAGCCATGCGCTACCAGGAGGAGGGGACGCCGCTCCTCGTGCTGGCCGGCAAGGAGTACGGCTCCGGCAGCTCGCGCGACTGGGCCGCGAAGGGCACGCGACTGCTCGGCGTCCGTGCCGTCATCGCCGAAGGCTACGAGCGCATCCACCGGAGCAACCTGATCGGGATGGGTGTCCTCCCGCTCCAGTTCTTGCCGGGGCAGAGCGCCGAGGGGCTCGGCCTGACCGGGCGCGAGGTGTACGAGATCCGCGGCATCGCCGACGGGCTGAAGCCGGGCCAGACGCTCCCCGTGCGCGCCACCCGCGAGGACGGCAGCACGTTCGAGTTCCAGGTGCTCGTGCGAATCGACAGCCCGACCGAGGTCGAGTACTACCGCCACGGCGGGATCTTGCCGATGGTGCTGCGCCGCCTCGTGACTCAGGACTGA